The Musa acuminata AAA Group cultivar baxijiao chromosome BXJ1-3, Cavendish_Baxijiao_AAA, whole genome shotgun sequence genome window below encodes:
- the LOC135634715 gene encoding GTP-binding protein At2g22870-like — MILRHHRLLNLHMLSTPPIAPSLAAVSFRRPLSHAARTTPGTGSPPPPPPSPHPVKPSLASNVAGADLVRTALFVPPGVAREEVTPDMLLPGSNIVVGPYAGHAQIKQVEFVKSSARARDCPKDNRPEFAILGRSNVGKSSLINALVRKKEFALTSKKPGKTQLINHFLVNKSWYIVDLPGYGFANASQSARTDWSSFTKGYFLNRDTLVAVLLLVDASIPPQQIDLDCANWLGRNDIGMTFVFTKCDKIKGGKGKRSDDNIKHFQDLISKYYKEPPPWIMTSSVTGLGRDELLLHMSQLRNYWDNDEVV, encoded by the exons ATGATACTCCGCCACCATCGCCTCTTAAACCTCCACATGCTCTCCACTCCTCCCATCGCTCCGTCTCTCGCCGCGGTCTCCTTCCGCCGCCCGCTCTCCCATGCCGCACGTACGACTCCCGGAACcggctctcctcctcctccgcctccttcaCCTCATCCCGTCAAGCCCTCCTTGGCCTCCAATGTGGCGGGCGCGGACTTGGTGAGGACCGCACTCTTCGTGCCGCCGGGGGTGGCGCGGGAGGAGGTGACGCCGGATATGTTGCTACCGGGTTCCAACATCGTGGTCGGGCCCTACGCTGGTCACGCGCAGATCAAGCAGGTGGAGTTCGTGAAAAGCAGCGCCCGGGCGCGCGACTGCCCCAAGGATAACCGCCCCGAGTTCGCCATCCTCGGCAGGTCCAACGTCGGCAAGTCCTCCCTCATCAATGCCCTCGTCCGTAAGAAGGAGTTCGCCCTCACTTCCAAGAAGCCAG GGAAGACGCAACTTATAAATCACTTTCTGGTCAACAAAAGCTGGTACATCGTCGATCTGCCCGGCTATGG GTTTGCAAATGCTTCTCAGTCTGCTCGAACAGATTGGTCTTCATTTACCAAGGGTTACTTTCTAAACCGTGATACCTTGGTTGCTGTCTTGCTTCTTGTTGATGCCAGTATTCCACCTCAGCAGATAGATCTTGACTGTGCTAACTGGCTCGGCCGTAACGAT ATTGGCATGACTTTTGTGTTCACCAAGTGTGACAAGATAAAGGGTGGTAAAGGAAAGCGATCTGATGATAACATCAAGCATTTCCAAGATCTTATCAGTAAGTACTACAAGGAGCCTCCACCATGGATCATGACTAGCAGTGTTACTGGCCTTGGTCGAGATGAGCTTCTTCTTCATATGTCGCAGCTAAGGAATTACTGGGACAACGACGAGGTAGTTTGA